A single genomic interval of Cucumis sativus cultivar 9930 chromosome 5, Cucumber_9930_V3, whole genome shotgun sequence harbors:
- the LOC101208415 gene encoding 2'-deoxymugineic-acid 2'-dioxygenase isoform X2: MASSLDHNQLPNIHAGATAAPPPTPSSQTNHLSTSAAADALSKLLHRLPPNLSLPTRRSPSVIPPPTISFSESPNPDLLNRLLSAASELGFFQLTDHKISSHLALSAESESAPLFNLPAEKKESLFPKNWPLGFKGDGDEESDGSGESLCFDSRNCLSDSPEISFHSLTDFVLEMESLGLKIVEFLFRAIGFENPIGEDRTGFRSLVWISEGCRSTEPAMAGGFYPYIIGLQYQSRNQKCSLLGDSGWVAAAAAADSVMVSIGDIAQLSVEQRKTQEDERKTGANGIKRSKYKQHQLTNNLIVATHYSTC, encoded by the exons atggCTTCCTCACTCGATCACAATCAGCTACCAAACATCCACGCCGGCGCCACTGCCGCTCCCCCGCCTACTCCCTCCTCTCAAACCAACCACCTCTCCACCTCTGCCGCCGCCGACGCTCTCTCCAAGCTCCTCCATCGCCTACCGCCGAATCTTTCCCTCCCTACTCGCCGCTCCCCCTCCGTTATCCCACCGCCGACGATTTCCTTCTCAGAATCTCCTAATCCTGACCTTCTCAACCGCCTTCTCTCCGCCGCCTCCGAACTCGGCTTCTTTCAACTCACCGATCATAAAATCTCCTCTCATCTCGCGCTCTCAGCTGAGTCGGAATCCGCCCCTTTGTTCAATCTTCCTGCTGAGAAGAAGGAGTCTCTGTTTCCAAAGAACTGGCCTCTTGGTTTCAAAGGCGATGGAGATGAAGAATCGGACGGCAGCGGTGAATCGTTATGCTTCGATTCGAGGAACTGTTTATCCGATTCGCCcgaaatttcttttcattctttgaCAGACTTCGTTCTTGAAATGGAGAGTCTCGGATTGAAGATCGTTGAGTTTCTGTTTCGTGCGATTGGCTTTGAGAATCCAATCGGTGAAGATCGTACTGGATTCCGGTCGCTAGTATGGATATCAGAAGGTTGTCGGAGCACGGAACCGGCAATGGCCGGTGGATTTTATCCATACATTATTGGACTGCAGTATCAGAGCAGAAACCAGAAGTGTTCTCTGTTAGGGGATTCCGGCTGGGttgcggcggcggcggcggcagATTCTGTGATGGTTTCGATCGGAGATATTGCGCAACTAA GTGTGGAGCAACGGAAAACTCAAGAAGATGAGAGGAAGACCGGTGCCAATGGCATCAAGCGTAGCAAATACAAGCAGCACCAACTCACGAACAATCTCATTGTCGCTACTCATTACTCTACCTGTTGA
- the LOC101208415 gene encoding gibberellin 2-beta-dioxygenase 2 isoform X1, translated as MASSLDHNQLPNIHAGATAAPPPTPSSQTNHLSTSAAADALSKLLHRLPPNLSLPTRRSPSVIPPPTISFSESPNPDLLNRLLSAASELGFFQLTDHKISSHLALSAESESAPLFNLPAEKKESLFPKNWPLGFKGDGDEESDGSGESLCFDSRNCLSDSPEISFHSLTDFVLEMESLGLKIVEFLFRAIGFENPIGEDRTGFRSLVWISEGCRSTEPAMAGGFYPYIIGLQYQSRNQKCSLLGDSGWVAAAAAADSVMVSIGDIAQVWSNGKLKKMRGRPVPMASSVANTSSTNSRTISLSLLITLPVDTQVSPLLLSTNENANEEQFDKKEREDDGDSGEGKEKAVFHSFNFEEYAWRVYHDRCFLLKDPLNRYRI; from the exons atggCTTCCTCACTCGATCACAATCAGCTACCAAACATCCACGCCGGCGCCACTGCCGCTCCCCCGCCTACTCCCTCCTCTCAAACCAACCACCTCTCCACCTCTGCCGCCGCCGACGCTCTCTCCAAGCTCCTCCATCGCCTACCGCCGAATCTTTCCCTCCCTACTCGCCGCTCCCCCTCCGTTATCCCACCGCCGACGATTTCCTTCTCAGAATCTCCTAATCCTGACCTTCTCAACCGCCTTCTCTCCGCCGCCTCCGAACTCGGCTTCTTTCAACTCACCGATCATAAAATCTCCTCTCATCTCGCGCTCTCAGCTGAGTCGGAATCCGCCCCTTTGTTCAATCTTCCTGCTGAGAAGAAGGAGTCTCTGTTTCCAAAGAACTGGCCTCTTGGTTTCAAAGGCGATGGAGATGAAGAATCGGACGGCAGCGGTGAATCGTTATGCTTCGATTCGAGGAACTGTTTATCCGATTCGCCcgaaatttcttttcattctttgaCAGACTTCGTTCTTGAAATGGAGAGTCTCGGATTGAAGATCGTTGAGTTTCTGTTTCGTGCGATTGGCTTTGAGAATCCAATCGGTGAAGATCGTACTGGATTCCGGTCGCTAGTATGGATATCAGAAGGTTGTCGGAGCACGGAACCGGCAATGGCCGGTGGATTTTATCCATACATTATTGGACTGCAGTATCAGAGCAGAAACCAGAAGTGTTCTCTGTTAGGGGATTCCGGCTGGGttgcggcggcggcggcggcagATTCTGTGATGGTTTCGATCGGAGATATTGCGCAA GTGTGGAGCAACGGAAAACTCAAGAAGATGAGAGGAAGACCGGTGCCAATGGCATCAAGCGTAGCAAATACAAGCAGCACCAACTCACGAACAATCTCATTGTCGCTACTCATTACTCTACCTGTTGACACTCAAGTCTCTCCTCTTCTTCTGTCAACTAACGAAAACGCAAATGAGGAACAATTcgataaaaaggaaagggaagATGATGGCGACAGCGgtgaaggaaaggaaaaggcAGTGTTTCATTCATTTAACTTCGAAGAGTATGCATGGAGAGTGTATCACGATCGGTGCTTTTTGCTAAAAGATCCGCTCAATAGATATCGAATTTGA